One segment of Dehalococcoidia bacterium DNA contains the following:
- a CDS encoding PfkB family carbohydrate kinase, translating into MTDVAPEKLRVAVIGHVEHVTIGRAPALPAPGEIAHLAESCTIAGGGAGIAFHQLARSPGEVHLFTATGSDEAGHAVERALSRIPAEIHIARRDLPHTRDLAVITPDGERTIFVIGEPLHPRLRDDLPWEVLETCDAVYFTGQDPETLIEARKARVLVVTSRRKQALDASGVRADVVVGSTKDKREFSVLSDYTPSPAALVMTEGERGGYIETRDGVVRFPAPVVPDRTVAAYGAGDTFAAALTWYLARGFPLLEACTRAGRHGGAVLRGINPLEWQMELE; encoded by the coding sequence ATGACAGACGTCGCGCCGGAGAAGTTGCGCGTTGCCGTCATCGGCCACGTTGAGCACGTGACGATTGGGCGTGCGCCGGCGCTCCCAGCGCCCGGCGAGATTGCGCATCTCGCCGAATCGTGCACGATCGCCGGCGGCGGTGCCGGTATCGCGTTCCATCAGCTCGCGCGCAGCCCCGGCGAGGTGCATCTCTTCACGGCAACAGGCAGCGACGAGGCGGGCCACGCCGTCGAGCGCGCGCTATCGAGGATCCCCGCCGAAATCCACATCGCGCGCCGCGATCTGCCGCACACGCGCGACCTCGCCGTCATCACGCCTGATGGCGAGCGCACGATCTTCGTCATTGGCGAACCGCTGCACCCGCGCCTGCGCGACGATCTTCCGTGGGAGGTGCTCGAGACGTGCGACGCCGTCTACTTCACCGGCCAAGATCCTGAAACGCTCATTGAAGCACGCAAGGCGCGCGTGCTCGTCGTCACATCGCGTCGCAAGCAGGCGCTCGATGCTTCGGGCGTGCGCGCCGACGTCGTCGTCGGCAGCACGAAGGACAAGCGCGAGTTCAGCGTGCTTTCGGACTACACGCCTTCGCCGGCGGCGCTCGTGATGACGGAGGGCGAGCGGGGAGGCTACATCGAGACACGCGACGGCGTCGTGCGCTTTCCGGCGCCAGTTGTACCGGACAGGACCGTTGCGGCATACGGAGCGGGTGACACGTTTGCCGCGGCGCTCACGTGGTATCTCGCGCGCGGCTTCCCGCTCCTCGAAGCTTGCACGCGCGCTGGCAGGCATGGCGGGGCCGTCCTGCGCGGCATCAACCCGCTCGAATGGCAGATGGAATTGGAGTGA
- a CDS encoding competence/damage-inducible protein A, translating to MKAEILSIGTEILLGEITDTNAQYIASRLPGLGIDLYFKAVVGDNMERLTETIGRARERSDVVICTGGLGPTEDDLTREAISAVLGEEPHVDPDLEATLRSFFERRGYAMPESNVKQCWLIPSARAIQNPRGTAPGWWVERDGKIIVAMPGPPTEMTRMWENEVAPALKARNPGGILVTRTLKTAGVGEGTVDEMMSPLLKSQNPSIGIYARADGVHVRLAAKAADEESAWRLIVPVEEEVRQILGAAIWGADDDTFESVIGDMAKERGVSIATMESCTGGMLASTLTDVPGSSAFFRSGLVSYQTEVKIEYGVPAEIVEEHGVISPECARAMAKATRERFEASVGVGITGVAGPEEQEGKPVGTIHIAIDAIWAAPQSMSYVFPQGRTAVKRRAVTTALVLLRQSLLEYKSEDLREF from the coding sequence ATGAAGGCAGAGATCCTCTCGATCGGCACCGAGATCCTGCTCGGCGAGATCACAGACACCAACGCCCAGTACATCGCGTCTCGGTTGCCCGGGCTGGGCATCGACCTGTATTTCAAGGCGGTCGTCGGCGACAACATGGAGCGGCTCACCGAGACCATCGGCCGGGCGCGTGAACGGTCCGACGTCGTGATCTGCACGGGCGGACTCGGGCCGACAGAGGACGACCTCACGCGCGAGGCGATTTCCGCGGTCCTCGGCGAAGAGCCGCACGTCGATCCGGACCTCGAGGCGACCTTGCGGTCGTTCTTCGAACGTCGCGGCTACGCCATGCCCGAAAGCAACGTCAAGCAGTGCTGGCTGATCCCGTCGGCGCGCGCAATACAGAATCCGCGCGGCACGGCGCCGGGATGGTGGGTCGAGCGCGATGGCAAAATTATCGTCGCTATGCCGGGGCCGCCGACCGAAATGACCCGCATGTGGGAGAACGAAGTTGCGCCCGCGTTAAAGGCCCGCAACCCCGGCGGCATCCTCGTCACGCGCACGCTTAAGACGGCCGGCGTCGGCGAAGGCACCGTGGACGAAATGATGAGCCCGCTGCTCAAGTCGCAAAACCCGAGCATCGGCATCTACGCGAGGGCGGACGGCGTGCACGTGCGCCTCGCCGCGAAAGCCGCCGACGAGGAGTCGGCTTGGCGATTGATCGTCCCCGTTGAAGAGGAGGTGCGGCAGATCCTGGGCGCGGCGATCTGGGGCGCTGATGATGACACCTTCGAGAGTGTGATCGGCGACATGGCGAAGGAACGCGGCGTCTCCATCGCGACCATGGAGTCGTGTACGGGCGGCATGCTGGCGAGCACGCTTACGGACGTACCCGGATCGTCAGCATTCTTTCGCAGCGGCCTGGTCTCCTACCAGACGGAAGTGAAGATCGAGTACGGCGTCCCCGCCGAGATCGTCGAAGAGCACGGCGTGATCAGTCCCGAGTGCGCCCGCGCGATGGCCAAAGCGACACGCGAGCGCTTCGAGGCCAGCGTGGGGGTCGGGATCACCGGTGTGGCCGGTCCGGAGGAGCAGGAAGGCAAGCCCGTGGGCACGATCCATATCGCGATCGACGCGATCTGGGCGGCGCCTCAGTCGATGAGTTACGTGTTCCCGCAGGGGCGCACCGCCGTGAAGCGTCGCGCGGTGACGACGGCGCTCGTGCTGCTGCGACAGTCGCTGCTGGAGTACAAGTCGGAGGACCTGCGTGAGTTTTGA
- a CDS encoding cupin domain-containing protein: MSATGAAFALREWTGGPGGGPPLHVHHHDTEAWYVLEGTLRFRLADRTFDVAAGGCVFVPGGVAHTFNNPGPGDVRYLIVLTRRILDLIGALHEDITPDRVAAVYRDYDSELLE; encoded by the coding sequence ATGTCCGCCACCGGTGCGGCCTTTGCACTACGCGAATGGACAGGGGGACCCGGCGGCGGTCCGCCGTTGCACGTGCACCACCACGACACTGAAGCGTGGTACGTGCTGGAAGGTACGCTTCGCTTCAGGCTCGCGGATCGCACGTTCGACGTCGCGGCCGGCGGCTGCGTGTTCGTCCCGGGCGGCGTAGCGCACACATTCAACAATCCCGGGCCAGGCGACGTGCGCTACCTTATCGTCCTAACACGCCGCATCCTGGACTTAATTGGCGCGTTGCACGAAGACATCACCCCGGATCGCGTCGCCGCGGTATACCGGGACTACGACTCGGAGTTACTCGAGTAG
- a CDS encoding ankyrin repeat domain-containing protein: MLWHGADPNARQHGKYTSLMTAAFANNRELAEMLIARNADADMRNEEGRTAADVAAGVGNMELAARLRLAERVVDRRNA, translated from the coding sequence TTGCTGTGGCACGGCGCAGACCCGAACGCGCGCCAGCATGGCAAGTATACGTCCCTCATGACGGCGGCGTTCGCCAACAACCGCGAGCTCGCCGAAATGCTGATCGCCCGCAACGCCGACGCCGACATGCGCAACGAGGAAGGCAGGACCGCGGCCGATGTCGCCGCCGGAGTTGGCAACATGGAGCTTGCGGCGCGGCTGCGGCTCGCCGAGCGCGTGGTCGACCGGCGGAATGCCTGA
- a CDS encoding NUDIX hydrolase, which yields MSESIPSASVRNLPKVELGAGGYVVDPEGRLLLIDQQRGDVRHWGSIGGGLEYGESIEECAVREIFEESGLRVRIERLVAVFEMYRSDQLFAVGFTFLTRPDGWPQECALPERDGITTFHGHGWFTRDEAASLSIFPADMALKVWPSDVQTPLLLRLDD from the coding sequence ATGAGCGAATCGATCCCTTCCGCCAGCGTGCGCAACCTGCCGAAGGTCGAGCTGGGCGCCGGCGGCTACGTCGTCGACCCGGAGGGCCGGCTGCTGCTGATCGACCAGCAGCGCGGCGACGTCCGCCACTGGGGCTCCATCGGCGGCGGCCTCGAGTACGGCGAGTCGATCGAGGAATGCGCCGTCCGCGAGATCTTCGAGGAGTCGGGACTGCGCGTGCGCATCGAGCGCCTGGTGGCCGTGTTCGAGATGTATCGGTCGGATCAACTCTTCGCGGTGGGCTTCACGTTTCTAACGCGACCCGACGGGTGGCCGCAGGAGTGCGCGCTCCCCGAGCGCGACGGCATTACGACGTTCCACGGCCACGGCTGGTTTACGCGCGACGAAGCTGCGTCCCTCAGCATCTTCCCGGCGGACATGGCGCTTAAAGTGTGGCCCTCGGACGTCCAGACGCCGCTCCTGCTGCGGCTCGACGATTAG
- a CDS encoding PIG-L deacetylase family protein yields MTSSLETLQSTKETPMTMPETDNKVALIVAAHPDDADFGAAGTAYLWSKEGWTFYYLVCTDGSKGTDDPNMDPAALIKIRREEQREAARRAGVTDVFFLDNVDGELTYTRGLLGDIVRYIRMLKPYAVFTHEPEAFIVRNSFVNHADHRCTGQATIDAIYPSARDRLNFPEQIAEGLEPHKVKEIYIWGSEQANFDSDISDAVEQKIFALNAHVSQGLSSEDPNSDFLKFVRERWRGEDGRYTERFRRVVLFR; encoded by the coding sequence ATGACATCGAGCCTCGAAACACTCCAATCGACGAAGGAGACCCCCATGACCATGCCGGAGACGGACAATAAGGTCGCGCTCATCGTCGCCGCGCACCCGGATGATGCCGACTTCGGCGCGGCCGGCACTGCGTATCTGTGGTCGAAGGAAGGCTGGACGTTCTACTACCTCGTCTGCACGGACGGCAGCAAAGGTACCGATGACCCGAATATGGACCCCGCCGCACTCATCAAGATTCGGCGTGAGGAGCAGCGCGAGGCCGCCCGGCGCGCAGGCGTGACCGACGTCTTCTTCCTCGACAACGTCGACGGGGAGCTGACGTACACCCGCGGCCTGCTCGGCGACATCGTGCGGTACATCCGGATGCTGAAGCCGTACGCCGTGTTCACGCACGAGCCGGAGGCGTTCATCGTGCGAAACAGCTTCGTGAATCACGCGGACCATCGATGCACCGGTCAGGCGACGATCGACGCTATCTATCCGTCAGCGCGAGACCGGCTGAACTTCCCCGAGCAGATCGCCGAAGGACTCGAGCCGCACAAGGTGAAAGAGATCTACATTTGGGGTTCCGAGCAGGCTAACTTCGATTCCGACATCAGCGATGCCGTCGAACAAAAGATCTTCGCGCTGAACGCACACGTCAGCCAGGGATTGAGCAGCGAAGATCCGAACAGCGACTTCCTGAAGTTCGTGCGTGAACGCTGGCGTGGCGAGGACGGCCGCTACACGGAGCGGTTCCGCCGCGTGGTGCTTTTCCGCTGA
- a CDS encoding M3 family metallopeptidase: protein MIEYGNLTPEKVAAGCEQAMRDCDAAITRIVAVPAGERTFANTFAALETAADYVGQASGAYAFMAYVALDDNLRETAREWDEKISKYAVDLTYREDLYQAIKEYSESPEAASLQGERKRLLEHTLRDYRRAGFDLPKDRRKRIQDLNSRLVELGTDFRKAIDTWEDGITVARDQLAGMPDRWIDGLTTVEEDGETKYRVTLDYPEIMPFMDNAESGDLRRTMFLKNQNKGGEPNVKVLEEAIATRNEIATLLGYDSWAAYVVEKRMAKTRDSVDTFLRDLEQQLRPKAAADIETLSRVKQAHAGNATVDAWDWWFYTNRLLKTEYAVDDFEVANYFPLDAAVRGLFLVTQELLGIRYEAAPEAPIWHEDVQAYDIFDAQAGGEPIARFYMDLYPRPNKFNHAAAFTLRSGRRLDDGSYQKPISAIVANFTKPSAESPSLLRHTEVVTFWHEFGHILHQTLTRADFLEFSGSSTERDFVEAPSQMLEHWVWDRDVLNRFAAHHQSGDPLPADLLDAMIRAKNVSSGLRELRQMFFARLDFKFHSPGFDGDTTKAVRELYPTTAFPYPEGTHFQSGFGHLFGYDAGYYGYLWSRVFGDDMFTRFEHAGVFDGETGREYRRTILERGGTVDGDVLVRDFLGREPNTDAFLRSLGLPA, encoded by the coding sequence ATGATCGAATACGGGAACCTGACGCCGGAGAAGGTCGCCGCAGGCTGCGAGCAGGCCATGCGCGACTGCGACGCCGCCATCACGAGAATCGTGGCGGTGCCGGCCGGCGAGCGCACCTTCGCTAACACCTTCGCCGCGCTCGAGACCGCCGCGGACTACGTCGGCCAGGCGTCGGGCGCCTACGCCTTCATGGCCTACGTCGCGCTCGATGACAACCTGCGCGAGACCGCCCGCGAGTGGGACGAGAAGATCAGCAAGTACGCCGTGGACCTCACCTACCGCGAGGACCTGTACCAGGCAATCAAGGAGTACTCCGAGTCGCCGGAAGCGGCGTCGTTGCAGGGTGAGCGGAAGCGCCTGTTGGAACATACGCTGCGTGACTACCGGCGCGCCGGCTTCGACCTGCCGAAGGACAGGCGCAAGCGGATACAGGACCTCAACTCGCGCCTCGTCGAGCTTGGTACCGACTTTCGTAAGGCGATCGACACCTGGGAAGACGGCATCACGGTGGCTCGCGATCAGCTTGCCGGCATGCCCGACCGCTGGATCGACGGGCTCACGACGGTCGAGGAGGACGGGGAGACGAAGTACCGCGTCACGCTCGACTACCCCGAGATCATGCCGTTCATGGACAACGCGGAATCAGGCGACCTGCGACGGACGATGTTCCTCAAGAACCAGAACAAGGGCGGCGAGCCTAATGTCAAGGTGCTGGAAGAAGCGATCGCCACCCGGAACGAGATCGCGACACTGCTTGGCTACGACTCGTGGGCTGCGTACGTCGTCGAGAAGCGCATGGCGAAGACGCGTGACAGCGTCGACACGTTTCTGCGCGACCTCGAACAGCAGCTTCGCCCGAAAGCTGCCGCCGACATCGAGACCCTCTCGCGCGTAAAGCAAGCGCACGCCGGCAATGCCACCGTCGATGCGTGGGACTGGTGGTTCTACACGAACCGGCTGCTCAAGACCGAGTACGCCGTCGACGACTTTGAAGTGGCGAACTACTTCCCGCTCGATGCCGCCGTCCGTGGCCTCTTTCTCGTCACGCAGGAACTGCTCGGCATCCGGTACGAGGCTGCGCCAGAGGCGCCGATCTGGCACGAAGACGTGCAGGCATACGACATCTTCGACGCGCAGGCCGGCGGCGAACCGATCGCGCGCTTCTACATGGACCTGTACCCGCGCCCGAACAAGTTCAATCATGCCGCCGCCTTCACGCTGCGCAGCGGCCGCCGCCTCGACGATGGCTCCTACCAGAAGCCGATCAGCGCCATCGTCGCGAACTTCACCAAGCCATCGGCGGAAAGCCCTTCGCTGCTGCGGCACACGGAAGTCGTGACGTTCTGGCACGAGTTCGGCCACATCCTGCACCAGACGCTCACGCGGGCGGACTTCCTGGAGTTCAGCGGATCATCGACCGAGCGCGACTTCGTCGAGGCGCCGTCGCAAATGCTCGAGCACTGGGTCTGGGACCGCGACGTGCTGAATCGCTTCGCCGCGCACCACCAGTCTGGCGATCCGCTGCCTGCGGACCTCCTCGACGCCATGATCCGCGCCAAGAACGTCAGCTCGGGCCTCCGCGAACTGCGTCAGATGTTCTTCGCGCGGCTCGACTTCAAGTTCCACTCCCCCGGCTTCGACGGCGACACCACCAAAGCCGTGCGCGAGCTGTACCCGACGACGGCTTTCCCGTATCCGGAGGGCACGCACTTCCAGTCGGGCTTCGGCCACCTGTTCGGCTACGACGCGGGCTACTACGGGTATCTCTGGTCGCGCGTCTTCGGCGACGACATGTTCACGCGCTTCGAGCATGCCGGCGTCTTCGATGGTGAGACGGGCCGTGAGTACCGGCGTACGATCCTCGAACGCGGCGGCACGGTGGACGGCGATGTGCTCGTGCGCGACTTCCTCGGGCGGGAGCCCAACACGGACGCGTTCCTGCGGAGCCTCGGCCTGCCGGCCTGA
- a CDS encoding carbon-nitrogen hydrolase family protein — translation MARSARIALLQLPAFSIEDAASSLEHTLRRIDDAAREKPDLIALPEVTYPAYFIGEGAAPGVISPGDAMAQFAAKARQHGVYIAAGMALDADGGGLANGAALFGRDGTLAGRYDKSFLWHFDTRWFAGGAAYPVFETDFGRVGMLVCADGRLPEIARSLALNGAQIILDLTAWVSSGRSVDELTTVQREYMMPVRAVENGVWVAAASKFGIEAESIVYCGRSCFIDPRGRIVAELGSHEDAALCYDVPLHDAVPPITRRPELYEVLGHPTESLPVMRTLDEATVVPEQERRIAVVQVTMPPTGDEFLRLARRHVERQRLQDADIVLFPATPSRVRAAYPHDAVLDGVLRIAADTGVMVAFTVSEDDAGSGKRAMYLVSPRGVLAKQHQTHKPPGARFETMPLGNDVCAVVNTPVGRVGMMIAADGYVPEVARSLMLRGAEIILWAADDPILPMAPVARCRADENRAYVVCSGAPTATAASMIVDPAGRPLAEALEGAELAVSATVNRALSHLKAMAPGTDVVRNRRPASYAALTQAGALASP, via the coding sequence ATGGCACGCTCAGCCCGGATCGCACTGCTGCAGCTTCCGGCGTTCTCCATCGAGGACGCGGCGTCTTCGCTGGAGCACACGCTGCGCCGGATCGACGACGCCGCGCGCGAGAAGCCTGACCTGATTGCGCTGCCGGAGGTCACGTACCCGGCGTACTTCATCGGCGAAGGTGCGGCGCCGGGCGTGATCTCCCCTGGGGACGCGATGGCGCAGTTCGCCGCGAAGGCGCGCCAGCACGGGGTATACATCGCGGCGGGCATGGCGCTCGACGCCGACGGGGGCGGGCTCGCAAACGGCGCTGCGCTGTTCGGCCGCGACGGCACGCTGGCGGGCAGATACGACAAGTCGTTCCTCTGGCACTTCGATACGCGCTGGTTCGCCGGCGGCGCGGCGTATCCGGTGTTCGAGACGGACTTCGGGCGCGTGGGGATGCTGGTGTGCGCCGACGGTCGGCTGCCGGAGATCGCGCGATCCCTGGCGCTCAACGGCGCGCAGATCATCCTCGATTTGACGGCATGGGTGAGCAGCGGCCGCAGCGTCGACGAGTTGACGACGGTGCAGCGCGAATACATGATGCCCGTCCGGGCCGTGGAAAACGGCGTCTGGGTCGCGGCCGCGAGCAAGTTCGGCATCGAAGCGGAGAGCATCGTCTACTGCGGGCGTTCGTGCTTTATTGATCCGCGCGGGCGCATCGTCGCCGAACTGGGGTCGCACGAGGATGCAGCGCTCTGCTACGACGTCCCGCTGCACGACGCTGTCCCGCCGATCACGCGACGGCCGGAGCTGTACGAGGTTTTGGGTCACCCGACGGAATCGCTGCCGGTCATGCGGACGCTCGACGAGGCGACCGTCGTTCCCGAGCAGGAGCGCCGCATCGCGGTCGTGCAGGTGACGATGCCGCCGACGGGCGATGAGTTCCTGCGGTTGGCGCGGCGGCACGTCGAACGGCAGCGGCTGCAGGACGCGGATATCGTGCTCTTCCCGGCGACCCCGAGCCGCGTGCGCGCGGCATATCCGCACGACGCTGTGCTCGACGGCGTGCTGCGCATCGCAGCCGACACGGGCGTCATGGTGGCGTTCACCGTCTCCGAGGACGATGCCGGAAGCGGTAAACGCGCGATGTACCTTGTTTCGCCGCGAGGCGTGCTCGCGAAGCAACACCAGACGCACAAGCCACCCGGGGCGCGCTTCGAGACGATGCCGCTGGGCAATGACGTCTGCGCCGTCGTCAACACGCCGGTCGGGCGCGTCGGCATGATGATCGCCGCGGACGGATACGTGCCGGAAGTGGCGCGCTCGCTGATGCTGCGCGGCGCCGAGATCATTCTCTGGGCGGCGGACGACCCTATTCTGCCGATGGCGCCCGTGGCGCGGTGCCGCGCCGACGAGAACCGCGCGTACGTCGTGTGTTCGGGCGCGCCGACGGCGACGGCGGCATCGATGATCGTCGATCCGGCGGGGCGGCCGCTGGCGGAGGCGCTGGAGGGCGCGGAGCTGGCGGTGTCCGCGACGGTGAATCGTGCGCTCTCGCATCTGAAGGCGATGGCGCCCGGAACGGACGTCGTGAGGAACCGGCGGCCGGCATCGTACGCGGCGCTGACGCAAGCCGGAGCGCTCGCAAGCCCGTGA
- a CDS encoding RDD family protein, translating into MRVDTISEQAIARAAINPGEHAGTLRARVGGYVVDMVIFAAIAMLVIVAAGAMILLRTDGAVDDPTDAEYYSFFTIIALGTPLVWSLLNLALLVTRGQTGGQYVAGLRTRSADGEALRPVTALAWWFCFNPLLFSWPMALVAGIPLAALLFLVLNVFALFVLTLVVLVCVAAPIVAFVSALLDADDRALHDRVAGTVVLPVSDR; encoded by the coding sequence ATGAGGGTCGACACGATTTCCGAACAAGCCATCGCTCGCGCAGCCATCAACCCGGGCGAGCACGCAGGAACACTGCGTGCGCGCGTCGGCGGTTATGTCGTCGACATGGTGATCTTCGCGGCGATCGCGATGCTCGTGATCGTCGCCGCGGGCGCCATGATCCTGCTCCGGACGGATGGCGCCGTCGACGATCCGACGGATGCGGAGTACTACTCGTTCTTTACGATCATCGCGCTGGGGACGCCGCTGGTCTGGTCGCTGCTGAACCTGGCGCTGCTGGTGACGCGCGGGCAGACGGGCGGCCAGTACGTCGCGGGGCTGCGGACGCGGAGCGCGGACGGTGAGGCGCTGCGGCCGGTGACGGCACTGGCATGGTGGTTCTGCTTCAACCCGTTGCTGTTTAGCTGGCCGATGGCACTCGTGGCAGGGATACCGCTGGCGGCGCTGCTGTTCCTTGTCCTGAACGTGTTCGCTCTGTTCGTGCTGACGCTGGTCGTGCTGGTCTGCGTGGCAGCGCCGATCGTGGCGTTCGTTTCGGCACTGCTAGATGCGGACGATCGGGCGCTCCACGATCGCGTGGCGGGGACGGTCGTGCTGCCTGTGAGCGACCGTTGA